The following coding sequences are from one Coffea arabica cultivar ET-39 chromosome 11e, Coffea Arabica ET-39 HiFi, whole genome shotgun sequence window:
- the LOC113719555 gene encoding DNA repair RAD52-like protein 2, chloroplastic, with product MLIQRTTSGPPSSEVCLPVVFSRDRTRVTLSQLHFRSSCIILDRRTLRVSAADRGRNISAGGGGSDGITNINSGSGSAQNTKNNNDGDTRKGSPPSSSSSSSSSSNYVVPLDKSSCITRPLAEILRDLNKRIPDNIIKSAPHLDRDHYPTFIPWYHANRMLSFYAPGWCGEIRDVIFSENGSVTVVYRVTIRGSDGEAHRESTGTVSSSNGQVVDLVAAAEEIAFCRACARFGLGLYLYHD from the exons ATGTTAATTCAGAGGACAACATCGGGACCGCCGTCGTCGGAGGTTTGCTTACCTGTGGTGTTCAGCCGGGATCGGACACGTGTGACACTGAGCCAGCTTCATTTCAGAAGCAGCTGTATCATACTCGATAGAAGAACACTGCGGGTGTCAGCTGCGGATCGCGGTAGAAATATTAGCGCCGGCGGTGGAGGCAGCGATGGAATAACTAATATCAATAGCGGCAGCGGCAGTGCGCAAAACACCAAAAACAACAACGATGGCGATACTAGGAAAGGGAGTCCGCCGTCGTCGTCGTCctcatcctcctcctcctccaattACGTGGTGCCGCTGGACAAGTCTTCCTGCATCACTCGGCCGCTCGCCGAGATCCTCCGAGACCTCAACAAGAGAATTCCAGATAACATCATCAAATCAGCTCCGCATCTGGATCGGGATCATTATCCTACGTTCATCCCCTG GTACCATGCCAACCGCATGTTAAGCTTTTATGCCCCAG GTTGGTGTGGTGAAATACGCGACGTTATTTTCTCTGAGAATGGAAGTGTTACAGTGGTTTACCGTGTCACCATACGAGGTTCGGATGGTGAG GCACACCGGGAATCAACCGGGACTGTGTCATCCAGCAATGGCCAGGTTGTAGATCTTGTAGCTGCAGCAGAGGAAATCGCATTTTGCCGAGCATGTGCTCGATTTGGACTAGGCTTATATCTCTATCATGATTAA
- the LOC113719536 gene encoding uncharacterized protein isoform X1, translated as MASCVWTPRMRATYSSVCLDCRPTSRRRRTGVNFSGPSVVRCRKSDSLFMCTRRIYCSTANDNEARSSDKQTGIQLYRDIERLLTETVKQSQGDWRTSSNWSELEGAWVLRPRNSKPVSIVHFIGGIFVGAAPQLTYRLFLESLAEEGILVIATPYASGFDHFLIADEVQFKFDRCRRLLQEPEQDLPCFGIGHSLGSVIHLLIGSRYAVQRNGNVLMAFNNKEASIAIPLFSPVLVPMAQSIGPILSQVASSPTIRLGAEMTLKQLENLSPPIMKQVLPLVEQLPPLYKELVNGRENFTPIPEQTKRLIRSYYGISRNLLIKFKDDTIDETSVLAQILSSESAISSMLDMSIRSLPGDHGLPLQQALPDVPPAMADAVNRGGEFLASLTAGTPWETVAKEVSNSLGRDARLVRPEMSKDMDLLVNVITSWMKGNTSTRLLRP; from the exons ATGGCGAGTTGTGTATGGACGCCGCGTATGCGGGCTACCTATTCTTCTGTATGCTTGGACTGCCGCCCCACCTCACGGAGGCGGAGGACAGGCGTCAATTTCAGTGGCCCCTCAGTTGTCAGATGTCGCAAATCTGACTCGCTGTTTATGTGCACCAGAAGAATCTATTGCAGCACCGCTAATGACAACGAAGCTAGGAGCAGTGACAAACAAACTGGAATTCAGCTTTACAGAGATATTGAGAG ATTGCTTACGGAGACAGTTAAGCAATCTCAAGGTGATTGGCGAACTTCAAGCAACTGGAGCGAACTTGAG GGTGCATGGGTGTTGAGACCAAGAAATTCAAAACCAGTGTCCATTGTACATTTCATTGGTGGTATATTCGTTGGGGCTGCCCCTCAGCTTACCTACCGCTTGTTTTTGGAGAGCCTTGCAGAAGA AGGTATATTGGTTATCGCTACCCCTTATGCTAGTGGGTTTGATCACTTTCTTATCGCAGATGAAGTGCAGTTTAAATTTGATAGATGTCGTCGATTGCTTCAGGAACCG GAACAAGATCTTCCTTGTTTTGGCATCGGGCATTCTCTGGGATCTGTCATTCACCTATTGATCG GCTCAAGGTATGCCGTGCAAAGAAATGGGAATGTATTGATGGCATTCAACAATAAG GAAGCAAGTATAGCCATTCCCTTGTTCTCACCTGTTCTCGTACCAATGGCTCAAAGCATTGGACCAATTTTGTCACAAGTTGCATCATCTCCAACAATTCGTCTTGGG GCAGAGATGACTCTGAAGCAATTAGAGAACCTTAGCCCTCCAATTATGAAGCAGGTTCTTCCTCTGGTTGAGCAACTTCCTCCATTATATAAGGAGTTGGTTAACGGGAGGGAGAATTTTACCCCAATACCAGAACAGACTAAAAGACTG ATAAGGTCTTATTATGGGATTTCaaggaatcttttaataaagtTCAAAGACGATACGATTGATGAAACATCAGTACTAGCCCAGATACTTAGCTCAGAATCTGCTATCAGTTCAATGCTTGATATGTCCATACGCTCATTACCTGGGGATCATGGGCTTCCGCTCCAGCAG GCTCTGCCAGATGTTCCCCCAGCAATGGCAGATGCGGTGAATCGGGGTGGAGAGTTTTTGGCATCTTTAACTGCGGGGACACCATGGGAGACAGTTGCCAAAGAAGTAAGCAATTCTCTTGGCAGGGACGCGAGACTTGTTCGTCCAGAAATGTCCAAGGACATGGACCTCCTTGTCAATGTAATAACTTCCTGGATGAAGGGAAACACAAGTACAAGACTTTTAAGGCCCTGA
- the LOC113719536 gene encoding uncharacterized protein isoform X2: protein MASCVWTPRMRATYSSVCLDCRPTSRRRRTGVNFSGPSVVRCRKSDSLFMCTRRIYCSTANDNEARSSDKQTGIQLYRDIERLLTETVKQSQGDWRTSSNWSELEGAWVLRPRNSKPVSIVHFIGGIFVGAAPQLTYRLFLESLAEEGILVIATPYASGFDHFLIADEVQFKFDRCRRLLQEPEQDLPCFGIGHSLGSVIHLLIGSRYAVQRNGNVLMAFNNKEASIAIPLFSPVLVPMAQSIGPILSQVASSPTIRLGAEMTLKQLENLSPPIMKQVLPLVEQLPPLYKELVNGRENFTPIPEQTKRLIRSYYGISRNLLIKFKDDTIDETSVLAQILSSESAISSMLDMSIRSLPGDHGLPLQQRHKHRHACTCTHGNMRKIGQGNLCPNKIHTSFLA, encoded by the exons ATGGCGAGTTGTGTATGGACGCCGCGTATGCGGGCTACCTATTCTTCTGTATGCTTGGACTGCCGCCCCACCTCACGGAGGCGGAGGACAGGCGTCAATTTCAGTGGCCCCTCAGTTGTCAGATGTCGCAAATCTGACTCGCTGTTTATGTGCACCAGAAGAATCTATTGCAGCACCGCTAATGACAACGAAGCTAGGAGCAGTGACAAACAAACTGGAATTCAGCTTTACAGAGATATTGAGAG ATTGCTTACGGAGACAGTTAAGCAATCTCAAGGTGATTGGCGAACTTCAAGCAACTGGAGCGAACTTGAG GGTGCATGGGTGTTGAGACCAAGAAATTCAAAACCAGTGTCCATTGTACATTTCATTGGTGGTATATTCGTTGGGGCTGCCCCTCAGCTTACCTACCGCTTGTTTTTGGAGAGCCTTGCAGAAGA AGGTATATTGGTTATCGCTACCCCTTATGCTAGTGGGTTTGATCACTTTCTTATCGCAGATGAAGTGCAGTTTAAATTTGATAGATGTCGTCGATTGCTTCAGGAACCG GAACAAGATCTTCCTTGTTTTGGCATCGGGCATTCTCTGGGATCTGTCATTCACCTATTGATCG GCTCAAGGTATGCCGTGCAAAGAAATGGGAATGTATTGATGGCATTCAACAATAAG GAAGCAAGTATAGCCATTCCCTTGTTCTCACCTGTTCTCGTACCAATGGCTCAAAGCATTGGACCAATTTTGTCACAAGTTGCATCATCTCCAACAATTCGTCTTGGG GCAGAGATGACTCTGAAGCAATTAGAGAACCTTAGCCCTCCAATTATGAAGCAGGTTCTTCCTCTGGTTGAGCAACTTCCTCCATTATATAAGGAGTTGGTTAACGGGAGGGAGAATTTTACCCCAATACCAGAACAGACTAAAAGACTG ATAAGGTCTTATTATGGGATTTCaaggaatcttttaataaagtTCAAAGACGATACGATTGATGAAACATCAGTACTAGCCCAGATACTTAGCTCAGAATCTGCTATCAGTTCAATGCTTGATATGTCCATACGCTCATTACCTGGGGATCATGGGCTTCCGCTCCAGCAG aGACACAAACACAGGCACGCATGCACATGCACACACGGAAACATGCGCAAAATTGGGCAGGGGAACTTGTGTCCAAATAAGATTCatacttcatttcttgcttga